The genomic stretch GGTGCTGCCCTCGGTCGACTGCGTTTTCTGTCCGATCGACTGTATCAGCCATGATGCCTGCGTGCGCGTCAAGAGCGGCTGCAAGAAATTCAAGAAGGCCTTCATTCCGCTGCGCAACGGCTCCAAGTCCTCGCTGGAACGCGCGCTGCAGACCATGAGCGAGCGCAATTCGTGATAGGCGGGATGTATGAGGGCAGGGCGGTCGGCCTGATCGGGCTGCATGCGTGGCCTGGCTGCAGGTGTGCGACGATCGGCGGCGTAGGCCTTGCGGCGCCTGGCGAAGCCGCCATTCTCCCATTCACCCCTCGAGACTCCACAAGACCGCCTTCCGGCGGGAATAGCCGGGCCGAGGTGATTGACCTCGCCTGCCGGCGCAACCATTTCTTATCAGTATGACAAACCGCGTGAGGTGTTCCATGTATGTCGCGATGAACCGGTTCAGGATTGCCATTGGCTCCGAGGAGGAATTCGAAGCTGTATGGAAAGGGCGCGATTCGCGGCTTTCCGAGTTGCACGGCTTCATCTCCTTTCATCTTCTCAGGGGCAAGACCTTCGAGGACGAGGGCTACACGCTCTATGCATCGCATACGCTGTGGGAGAACGAGGATGCGTTTTCCGCCTGGACCCGTTCCGAGCAGTTCCGCGACGCCCACAGGAATGCCGGCGAGCGCAAGGTGAACTATCTCGGCCACCCGGAATTCGAGGGTTTCAACAGCGTGGAGGGCGCATGAATGGCTGATCCGGTCGACATTGCCGTCCTGCCCGTCCTGCCGTCACTTGATCTTGCCGAGACCAAGGCGTTCTACACGGAAAAGCTCGGCCTCTCTGAAGTCGTGCACGAGGATGGGACCTACCTCATCCTGAGGCGTCCGGGGATGGAGTTGCATTTCTGGCTGACGGACGACCGCGGACTTTGTGAAAACACCTCGATCTATATCCGCGGCGGCGGCATTGATGCGCTTCACGCCGAGTTCTCGATGCGCGGCATCGTGGATGAGCGCGGCTTCAAGCTGCGCGAATGGAACATGAAGGAATTCTACGTCTACGATCCGCACGGCAATCTGCTGCGCTTCGGGCGCATTCCAGGCGAAGAAGCGGAATAGCCTTCAGCCCTTGCGCGCGGGCATCAGGGCGGCAAGGGCGACCAGCAGCCAGCTTGCAATCACCGATGTGCCGCCGATGGGGGCGGCCATGGGGAAGAAGCCGAAGCCCAGATAGGCGCGCGCCACAAGGTCTCCGGCAAACATCACCGTCCCGAAAACCATCAGAATGCCAGCGGCAAGAGCGGCTGCCGTGCGCACGGAAAGCAGGGCAAGGCCGATCAGCGCCGGGCCGTTGGCGAGGCAGACGAGGGCTGCGGAAAGCAGCACCGCGCTGTCGCCGTGATAGGAGGCTGCCGCCAGCATGATGCCGGCAGCGCCCGTGAGGCCGGCGAAGAACAGCAATATCCGGGCGGGGAGCGTCAGGGCGGTCATTGGGTCAGGCCTTGTTCTGCATGTGGTAGGCGAGCTTTTCCACCGGCGGCAGGATGATCGCCCTCAGCTTCATGTCGGGCACGGTCTCTTCCAGCGCACGGCGGAAGCACAAGAGCCACTCGTCACGCTCTTCCGGCCCGATCGGCGCCGGCATGTGGCGCATCCTCAGCCGGGGGTGGCCGTGTTTTTCCACATAGACCGGCGGTCCGCCGAGATAGCCCGTCAGATAGTCGCGGAACTTCGCCTCCGACCCCTTAAGATCGTCCGGGTGGATCGCCCGGCAATGGGCCGCTTCCGGCAGGCTGTCCATCAGTTCATAGAAACGGCGCGTCAGGCGTTCGACCGTATCGGCCCCGCCAATGGCCTCGTAGAGGCTGATCGTTTCCTTTGCGTCCATCGCTTCATGCCCGGATCGTTGCTTCGTCTCTCCGATGTAACCATTTCAGGCAGGGATGCAATGCAGCGAAACGCCTTTTTCCGTCAGCACCGCGCGCTGCGCCTCGTCCAGTTCGTCGCCCGTCAGCACGGCGGAGAAAGTCTCGAGACCGGTCAGGAAATGCAGGCCCGGGCGGCCGAATTTGGTATGGTCGGCCAGAAGCACGCGCCGTTCCGCGCCCTTGACGATCAGCCGTTTGGTCTGGACCACTTCCGGATCCTGGTGAAAGGCCTCGCCCTCATAGATGGCCGAGGCCGAGATGAAGCCGATATCGGCGCGAAGCCCGCGCAGCGCGTCCTCGGTCAGGAGGCCGAAAAAGCCGTTGAACTTGCGGCTGTACTGGCCGCCGAGCGCCATCAGCTCGATGCCCGCGACGCCGGCCAGTTCGGATATCACACTCAGATTGTTAGATATCACAGTCAACGGCAGGCGCTGGGACAGGTGGGCTGCGAGATTGGCCGCGGTCGATGAATCGTCGATCATCAGCGTCATGCCGGGCTCGATGAATGCGGCGGCGGCCGCCGCGATCCGGGCTTTCTCGCCCGCGGCGATTTTCTGGCGATAGCGGAAATCGGCCTGGAACATGGCCGAGGATTGGACGGAAGCGCCGCCGCGCATCTTGCGTAGCTGACCGGACGCTTCCAGCTCATCGAGGTCGCGATGCACCGTCATCTTGGAAACCCGGAAACGCTGGCTCAATTCCTCCACGCTGGCCGTACCGCGCTCCATCAGCAGCGCCATCATCGCCGCGCGTCTTTCATCCGCCTTCAAGGCATTCTCCTTCGCCGTATGTGTCCGAATAATTGATATAACATCAAGATTAGCGGTATATATCACATATAGAAACGATTAAAATAACAAATATAATGATATTTATAAAATAATCTTGTGATTTCGCATTCCCGCATTATCATTGACTCACAATAAGGCCATGCGCCGATGGCGCGGCTTGACGCTTGGCAATCACATTCAAGCCTGCGTCGGCTATGGCGTTGGTCAGGCAACAGGAGAATTTGTTATGGCCCGGGTTACCTTGAGACAATTGCTCGATCACGCCGCCGAACACGGCTATGGCGTGCCCGCCTACAATATCAACAATATGGAGCAGGGGCTGGCGATCATGGCGGCCGCCCAGAAGACGTCCTCGCCGGTGATCATCCAGGCAAGCCGCGGCGCGCGCGCCTACGCCAACGACCTGATCCTGGCGAAGCTGATCGACGGGCTGGCCGAGCTCTATCCCGACATTCCGCTCGTCATGCATCTCGACCACGGCAATTCCGAGCCAACCTGCATGACGGCGATCCAGTACGGTTTCACCTCGGTGATGATGGATGGTTCGCTGAAGGCCGACGGCAAGACGCCGGCCGACTATGAGTACAATGCCGGCGTGACGAAACGCGTCTGTGACTTCTCGCACTGGGCCGGCGTGTCGGTGGAAGGCGAGATCGGCGTTCTCGGTTCGCTGGAAACGGGCGAGGGCGAGAAGGAAGACGGCCACGGCTTCGAGGGCAAGCTCGACCACGACCAGCTTCTGACTGATCCTGACCAGGCCGTCCAGTTCGTCAAGGATACGCAGGTCGATGCGCTTGCCGTTGCCATGGGCACCAGCCACGGCGCCTACAAGTTCACCCGCAAGCCCGATGGCGAAGTGCTGGCGATGAACGTGATCGAGGAGATCCACCGCCGCCTGCCGGATACGCACCTCGTCATGCATGGCTCGTCCTCCGTGCCGGAAGAGCTGCAGGAAATCATCAACAAATATGGCGGCGAGATGAAGCCGACCTGGGGCGTGCCGGTTGAGGAAATCCAGCGCGGCATCAAGCACGGCGTGCGCAAGGTCAATATCGACACCGACAACCGCATGGCCATGACCGGCGCGATCCGCAAGGTGTTTGCCGAAAACCCGTCGGAGTTCGACCCGCGCAAATATCTCAAGCCCGCCATGGAGGCGATGACCAAGCTCTGCATCGAGCGCTTCGAGGCTTTCGGCACGGCCGGCCACGCCGAAAAGATCAAGCCGATCCCGCTGTCGGACATGGCCAGGCGCTACGCCGACGGCTCGCTTTCGCCGAAGATCGGTTGAGCGGGTGCAGGCGCTGCCAAAAGGCCGCTTCTTTCGCAGCGGCTTCAGTTTGTTAACGAACCTCGCCACCCATATGCACGTCATCCTCGGGCTTGTCCCGAGGATCTAGCCACCCCTCCTTGCGAGCGGAGCGGGTGGTTGGTGATATTCTGTTTTCAAAATGGATTTTGGTCGCATGCGCCTGTCGCGCTGAAACTTGCTCTGATGCTCGGGACAAGCCCGAGCATGACGGCAATGCGTGGAGTTTGCTTTGTCGCCAGTCTGACGCCGCCGCCTTCGCGGCGGCTTTGCCGCTTCCAGGTCTCGCCATCGGCAGACCCGCCCTCAGTGGATCCCCTTGGTCAGCCCCTGCACAAAATAGCGGTTCAGAAACAGAATCACGACCACGATCGGGATGGTGGAGAAGTGCGCCAGCGCGCCGAGCGTGCCCCAGGTGATGTCCTTGGTGCCGTAGGCGGACAGAAGTGCGACCGAGAGCGGTTTTGATTCAAGCCGCGTCAGGAACATCGGGTAGAGGAAGTCGTTCCAGGAAAACATCAGGCAGAAGAGCACGCAGGCGATGATGCCCGCTCTTACGGCCGGCAGCGCCACCTTGAAGAAGGCGCCGAACTGGCTGCAGCCATCCGTCAGCGCGGCTTCCTCCAGCTCCGGCGGCAGGCCTCGAAAATAGGAAAACATCAGCCAGGTGACGAAGGCGGAGTTGAGCATGGAGTTGATCAGCACCACCGACATCCAGCTTCCGAGCAGGCCGATATCGCGCATCATCAGGTAAAACGGAATGAGGGCCGCGACCGAGGGGATCATCCGGATCGCCATCAGGAAATAGGCAATGCCCATGGCATAGCGGCTTTTCGAGCGCGCCAGCGCATAGCCCGCCGGCACGCCGAGCGCCAGCGACAGGATCACCGAACCGGCGGCGATCAGGACGCTGGAGCGCAAGAGGCTCCAGACATCGAACAGCCGGAAGATTGTCCGGAACTGATCGAGCGTGGGCGAAAAACCAAAGGTCGGCGGGATCGAAAAGATCGCGCCGGAAGGCTTGTAAGCCGTGGTTGCAAGCCACAGGAAGGGCGCCAGAAAGAAAACCAGCATGACGACGAGAAAGGCGCGGCGGCCCGCCTGAAACCAGTATTTTGCCGTCATTTTCCGTTCGCCTTCTTGTCTGCGTGGCGGATCATCATCACGAAAGCAGCTGCGATGACCGCGATGATCAAGAGGGTGAGGTTGGCGATCGCCGAGGCGCGGCCGATATTGAAGAACTCGAGTCCCTGCTTGACCGCATGCAGCATCAGCGTGTTGGTGGCATTGCCCGGCCCGCCGCCGGTTGCCACATAGACCGTGTCGAACACCCGGAAGGCATCGACGGTGCGCAGGATGAGCGCCAGCAGCACGGCCGGAAGCATCAGCGGGATGACGATGATCCTGAGCTTCTGCGGGCCCGTCGCGCCGTCAACCGAGGCGGCCTCGAGAATGTCGGAGGGCAGGGCCTTGAGGCCCGCGAGCAGGATCAGCGCCACAAGCGGCGTCCATTCCCACACATCGATGAAGATCAGGGTGGCGAGCGCTGCGTGCTGGTCGGCGAGGAGGCCGCGCGGGTCCGTCAGGCCCCATTCGGCGAGAAAATAGCCGATCATGCCGTAATCGGCGGCGAGCAGCCCCTTGAAGATGAGGCCGACAACCAGCGGCGTGATGGTGACGGGGATCAGGATCAGCGCCAGCGCGAGCCGGTTGAACCGGTCGTCGCGCCAGAGCGCCAGCGCCAGCATGAAGCCGAGCAGCAGTTCGAAGAACACCGCGCCGAGGGTGAAGATCGCGGTGTTGATCAGCGCCTGCCGGCTTACCGGATCGGTGATGATCTCGACATAATTGTCGAGACCGGCGAATTTCGTCCGCTGCGGGCGGATCAGATTGTAGTCGTAAAGGCTGTACCAGATGCCTTGCGCCAGCGGCCAGATGCCGACCACCAGCACATAGGCGACCACGGGAACGGCCATGATGACGAGAAACAGCTTTCGCCGCGCGGCAAAGGGCATGCCCTTGGGTTCGACCAGTTCGATGCCCGGATGATCTGCGATCGCACTCACGCGCGTAACCTCGGTTTTACTATCCATGCGAGAGCCGGACCGCCCGGACGCTGACGGGCGGTCCGCTGATGCAAACGCTGTTCTCAGAACAGCTCTTCGGCCTGCGCCTGCGCGGCGTCGAGCGCTTCCTTCGGATCGGCATCGCCGACCAGCACGGAATTGACCGCGGTGCCGAGGAAATCCTGGATTTGCGGATATTCCGGGATGCGCGGACGGTAGTCATAATTGCCGTTCTCGAAAGTTTCGGCAAGCACCGGCAGGAACGGGAATTTTTCCAGCAGGTCGGGATCGGTCATCTCGCTCTTGCGCAGGAAGCTGCCGGCGCCCATGAGATTGAATTCCTTGTGGATCTCCGGGCTGGTCAGCCATTTGATGAAGGCCCAGGCGGCCTCCTGTTCTTCCGGGGAAACGTCGGCGTTGATGGCCATGCCCCAGCCGCCGATGCCGTAGCTCGGGGCCGCGCTGCCCGAATGCGGGGCGGTGGTGATGGCGACGTCATCGACGACCTTGGAAATCTCCGGATTGTAATAGCCGGGCGCGCCGACAGACCATGTTTGCATCAGCGCCGCAACGCCCTGGCGGAAGCTTTCCTCGCGCCCGCCCCAGTCATAGCCGGCAGCGCCGGGCGGCGCCGCCTTGCGGAACAGGTCGCGATAGACCTTCAGGCTTTCCACATTGGCATCGGAATTGAGCGTCGGCATGCCGTCCTCGCCCATGATCGCGCCGCCCATCTCGCTGTTGTACTGCATCCAGTCCTGGGCGCTGGCCGGGCCCTTCTGGCCGTTGGCGACAAAGCCGTAGAGGCCGGCGTCCGGATCGGTCAGCTTTTCGGCGGCGGCGACGAATTCTTCCATGGTCGTCGGCGCTTCAAGGCCGGCTGCATCCAGCCGGGTCTTGTTATAGGCCAGCACATTGGCATAGCCGGCAAAGGGGAAAGCAACCTGCCGGCCCTCGAAATTGCCGAGGCCCATCATCAGCTTGGGGTAGATGTCGTCGACGTCGATCTCGTCGGCATCGCGCTCGATCAGCTCTGAAAGCTCGACCGAATAGCCGTTTTCGGCGTATTCTCCCGCCCAGACGATATCCATGGTGACAAGGTCGTAGCCTTCGGTGTCGCCGATATAGTCGGCGGTGGTCTTGGTCAGGAGCGAGCCGTAGTCGAGAATGTCGACCTTCACGGTCGCGCCTGTCTCTTCCTCGAATTTCGGCGCCAGTTCGGCGATCACCGGCGCGAACTGGTCGTTCTGAGAGGCGATAGTGAGCGTGATGCCCGAAAAGGGCTTGTCCTGCGCAAGGGCGGTGGAGCCCATCAGGCAGGCGAGAAGCCCCGCTGTCGCAAGCTTTGCGGCGTCTGCGTTTTTCATACTGTTCCCCTTTGTGTCATGCATCTGTTGTTGGAATGAATGTCATGATCGATAAACACTATACATCAAACAAAAACGCACTCAAGCGCACTTGACAAAAAAAGAATTCAAGTAAAAAATCACAAAAAAGAACATTATCGCCCAAAAATCAGACAAATCCGGCCTGTTTTGCCTGAAAATTGAGCAAACGCCTGATCGGGAACCAGAATGCAGTGCCTGACCGACTTTTCGACGCCCTTGTCCGGCGACCTTGAGCAACGCCTTGAACGGCTCGCCGCACGCGCGGCCTGGGAGATGGACTGTATCGAGGCAGCGGCGCCGATTTGGCTGAAGAAGCCGGAGAAAGAGGCGCGTTACAATGTCGTGATTGTCGGGGCCGGGCTGAACGGGCTCTCGGCCGCCTTCGCGCTGAGGCGTCGCGGCATCGAGGGCGTTCTCGTGATCGATCAGGCCGAGGCCGGGCGCGAGGGGCCGTGGGTCACGTCCGCGCGCATGAAGACGCTGCGCTCCCCGAAGACGCTGGCCGGACCCGATTTCGGCATTCCGAGCCTGAGCCCGCGCGCATGGTATGAAGCGGTTTACGGCGCCGAAACCTTTGCCGGTCTCGAGAAGATCGGCCGCGAGGACTGGATGCGCTACATGCTCTGGTTCCGCAGGGCGAGCGGCGTGACGGTCTGCAATGAAACCCGGCTTGAGGCGGTGGCCGAGGCCGACGACGGCGTGCGCCTGACGATCTCCGGCAATGGCTCTCTGCCCGGCGAGATCACCTGCCGGAGGCTGGTCATGGCAAACGGCATGGATGGCTGCGGCGGGCCTTATGTGCCTGAAAATGTCGCCGCGCTTCCCAAAGCGTTCTGGACACACAGCGCCGAGCAGGGTGAAGACGGCCATCTGAAGGGCAAGGACGTTATCGTTCTGGGTTCCGCGACCTCCAGTTTCGACTGGGCGGTGACCGCGCTGGAGAACGGCGCGCGGCGTGTCACCATGGTGGCGCGCGCTAAGGAGCTTGCCTGCACCGAGGTGCTGGCGTGGACCAATTTTCCGGGCTATCTCGGCGCCTTTGCCGAACTGCCGGATGTGGAGAAATGGCGCTTCTCGCGGCATTATTATGATCTGAAGGTGCCGCCGACGCAGGACCAGTATGACCGCGCCACCGCCTGTCCGAATTTCATTATGGAACTCGGTAGCGGCATCACATCGCTTGCCATCGAGAATGGCCGCATCCGCGCCGAGACAAGGAACGGCACACTGATGGCCGATCACATTCTGCTGGGCACCGGCTACAGCATCGATTTTTCCATGCGGCCGGAGCTTGTCCCCCTCAACGGGCGCTTTGCCTATTGGCGCGACCGTTTCACGCCGCCGAACGGCGAAGATTGCCCGCCGGTCTTGCACGCGCCGTATCTCGGGCGCACATTCGAGCTGACGCCGATGGATGCGGTGAGCGATCGCTGGGTCTCGCGCATCCATATGTTCAATGGCGGCGCGGTGCCAAGCCTTGGACCGGTGTCCAATGGTATCACCGGGATCAAATACGGCATTGCCCGCATCGCCGACGGCATGACGCGGGCCTTCTTTCTGGAAGACGCCGCGCGCTTCCGGGGAGAGCTTGCCGGCTACCGCGAACAGCATTTCAATCCGCGCGGAAAGGTTTCGGCCTGACAGCCGGGGAGGACAATATGACAACACCGCTGACACTCGATGCCGTTCTGGCGAAGGCCCAGACACGCAGCGTCGAATTTCCCTATTTGCTCGCCAATCACGTGCCGATGGTGTTGATTGCGCTCGACCGGCTCGGAGCATCGCCCGAGCGGCTCGATGAATGGTACGAGGCCTATCGCGATGCCCATGCCCTGCCGCCTGTCGCGGAACCAGTGGCGCCGGTCAATCCCGCCGACTGGCAGGAAGCGCTGGGCGAGCGTGCGCGCGAGGCGGATTATCGCGGCTTTTTTGTCGGCGAGGCGCAGCGGCTCGGCATTGACCGGGCGATCCGCACCTATCTGCCGGCGATGACGCAGGGCATCGCGGGAAGCGCAACCCATCCGCTGATGCGGCTTGCCTATGGCGTGTTGAAGAACGACGCCCGCGAGGTCGGTCACGCGCTTGGCTACTGGGCGGCGACCTATCTGCCGCTTCCGGGGCCTGGTCGTTTCGACGCCGATACGGATGATCCGGCGGAGGTGCTGGCCGGCATCGCCGAGATCGAGGGCATCCGCGATTACGAGACCGAAACCGACCTGCTCTGGCACAATATCCGTGCCGTCGGCGCGCTTCCGGGCTTTGCGCCGGTGATCGACCGGCTGCGCTTTCACGACAACACGGTGCGGCGGATGACCGAGGTCTCGCTCGTCGCCTTTGCCTTCACGCTCGATTTTTCCGCGCTTCACGCCGTCACCGGCATGCACTGGATGCGCCTCGTCACCCCGCATGTGGACGAGGATAAGGTGGAGCCGCTCTACCGTGCTTTCTGGCAGGTGATCGCGGCGCTTGTGCCGAAGATCGGCTTTCCGGTCTTCCCCACGGCCGATGAGGTGCAGGACATGCGCGAACGTGCCGCTCCCGACTGGCCGGAGATCAAGGCCGCGGCCATTGCCTCCTATGACGAACATGACGTCAGCCTGATCTTTTCCGCCTCCGAGGAGCAGAAAGCCTGGGGCGGCGACCGGCTCTACCGCGTCGCCGCCGCCCGCCGCCTTCGCCTGATCGACTGAGGAAAGCCATTGCCCACATCTATTGCCGTTGAAAACATCCGCAATCATCGGGGCGAGCGCGTTACGCTTCTGGTCGAAGGAGGGTGCGTCGCCGGTTTCGGGCCGGAAGGAGCGGCAGAGGTGCCGGACGCGGCAGAGCGGATCGACGGAGCCGACCGGATGATCCTGCCTGGGCTGGTCGACGGGCATATCCATCTCGACAAGACGCTGATCGGCCTTCCCTTCATTCCGCATATTCGGGGTGATACCGTCGCCAAACGGATCGCCGCCGAGCGCGAGCTGCGCCGCACGGTGGCGCTTCCCGTGACGGCGCGCGGCGGCGCGCTGATCGAGAAGATCGCAGCGCTCGGCACGGTCGCCGTCAGAAGCCATGTGGATATTGACGCCGAGATCGGCCTCAAGGGCCTCGAGCAGGTGCTGTCGCTGAGACAAAGCCACGGTCATCTGGTCGACATTGAGATTGTCGCCTTTCCGCAGTCCGGCATTATCCGTGATCCTGGCACGGCCGACCTCCTGCACGAGGCGGTCGCGGCGGGCGCGGATCTCGTCGGCGGGCTGGATCCGGCCGGCATTGATGATGATATCGAGGGTCATCTCGATGCGGTCTTTGCCGTTGCCGAGAGGCACAATGTCGGCGTCGACCTGCATCTGCATGATGGCGGCGCGCTGGGCGCTTTCGAACTGCGCCAGATCGCCGAGCGTACGATCGCGCTGTCGCTTCAGGGCAGGGTGGCGGTCAGCCATGCCTTCTGCCTTGGCGAGCTGGACGACGCGGAATTCAGCCGGACGGCGTCGCTTCTGGCGCGTGCCGAAGTCTCGATCATGACCAACGGCCCCGGTCCGGTGCCGATGCCGCCGGTCAGGCGACTGGCTGAAGCAGGCGTCCGGGTCTTCGCCGGCTCCGACAATATCCGCGATGCCTGGTCGCCTTTCGGCAATGGCGATCTGATCGAACGCGCCGGCATCATCTGCGACCGGCAGGATTTCCGCGCTGACGATGACCTGGAGCGGGCCTTTGCGCTTGTGACCCAAGCCTCCGGCGCGGTGCTCGGTCGAGCGGAGCCGCTTGCCAAAGGCGCGCCCGCCGATTTCATGCTGGTCGATTGCGGCAGCATTGCCGAAACGCTGGCCGAGCGCCCCGTGAGCCGCGCCGTGTTCAAGGCCGGGTGCAAGGTTGCCGAAGCCGGGCGGCTGGTGTGATCTGATGGCTGAGATCGACTTTCTTATCCGCAACGCCCAACTTTCTGGGCAGGACATGCCGGTCGATATCGCCTTTGCCGGTGATCGCATCGCCTCTGTTGCAAGCGGCATCATCTGCGATGCGCCGTCTTTTGATGCCGGTGGCAGGCTGGCCACGCCGGGGCTGACCGAAACCCATATCCACCTCGACAAGGCCGGGATCATCGCTCGTTGCGCGCTGTGCGAGGGTACGCTTGCCGAGGCCGTGCGGGAAACCGCGAAGGCCAAGGCCGCCTTCACCGAGGCGGATGTCTATGCCCGCGCGGCAAAAGTGGTCGAGCAGGCGATATCGCAAGGCACGATGCTGATGCGCACCTTCGTCGAGGTCGATCCGCGCGCCGGCTTCCGTTCCTTCGAGGCGATCAGGGCGATCCGCCGCGACTATGCCGATGCGATCGAAATCATCATCTCAGCCTTCGCGCAGGAGGGGCTGACGAACGATCCGGGCACGGAGGAGATGCTGGCCGAGGCGCTGGCAAATGGCGCCGATCAGGTCGGCGGCTGTCCCTATACCGATGCCGATCCGGCCACCCATGTGACAAAGATTTTCGATCTTGCCGAGCGTTTTGGCGTCAATGTCGATTTCCACGTCGATTTTGACC from Martelella sp. AD-3 encodes the following:
- a CDS encoding DUF2325 domain-containing protein, whose amino-acid sequence is MTRVAEAPEGLNGRSFLYVGGRDCQVAHLRAVADDFGAELIHHDGGLREAVSRIDRVLPSVDCVFCPIDCISHDACVRVKSGCKKFKKAFIPLRNGSKSSLERALQTMSERNS
- a CDS encoding antibiotic biosynthesis monooxygenase, with translation MYVAMNRFRIAIGSEEEFEAVWKGRDSRLSELHGFISFHLLRGKTFEDEGYTLYASHTLWENEDAFSAWTRSEQFRDAHRNAGERKVNYLGHPEFEGFNSVEGA
- a CDS encoding VOC family protein, whose amino-acid sequence is MADPVDIAVLPVLPSLDLAETKAFYTEKLGLSEVVHEDGTYLILRRPGMELHFWLTDDRGLCENTSIYIRGGGIDALHAEFSMRGIVDERGFKLREWNMKEFYVYDPHGNLLRFGRIPGEEAE
- a CDS encoding DUF423 domain-containing protein, which produces MTALTLPARILLFFAGLTGAAGIMLAAASYHGDSAVLLSAALVCLANGPALIGLALLSVRTAAALAAGILMVFGTVMFAGDLVARAYLGFGFFPMAAPIGGTSVIASWLLVALAALMPARKG
- a CDS encoding group II truncated hemoglobin, with amino-acid sequence MDAKETISLYEAIGGADTVERLTRRFYELMDSLPEAAHCRAIHPDDLKGSEAKFRDYLTGYLGGPPVYVEKHGHPRLRMRHMPAPIGPEERDEWLLCFRRALEETVPDMKLRAIILPPVEKLAYHMQNKA
- a CDS encoding DeoR/GlpR family DNA-binding transcription regulator; the encoded protein is MKADERRAAMMALLMERGTASVEELSQRFRVSKMTVHRDLDELEASGQLRKMRGGASVQSSAMFQADFRYRQKIAAGEKARIAAAAAAFIEPGMTLMIDDSSTAANLAAHLSQRLPLTVISNNLSVISELAGVAGIELMALGGQYSRKFNGFFGLLTEDALRGLRADIGFISASAIYEGEAFHQDPEVVQTKRLIVKGAERRVLLADHTKFGRPGLHFLTGLETFSAVLTGDELDEAQRAVLTEKGVSLHCIPA
- the fba gene encoding class II fructose-bisphosphate aldolase (catalyzes the reversible aldol condensation of dihydroxyacetonephosphate and glyceraldehyde 3-phosphate in the Calvin cycle, glycolysis, and/or gluconeogenesis); protein product: MARVTLRQLLDHAAEHGYGVPAYNINNMEQGLAIMAAAQKTSSPVIIQASRGARAYANDLILAKLIDGLAELYPDIPLVMHLDHGNSEPTCMTAIQYGFTSVMMDGSLKADGKTPADYEYNAGVTKRVCDFSHWAGVSVEGEIGVLGSLETGEGEKEDGHGFEGKLDHDQLLTDPDQAVQFVKDTQVDALAVAMGTSHGAYKFTRKPDGEVLAMNVIEEIHRRLPDTHLVMHGSSSVPEELQEIINKYGGEMKPTWGVPVEEIQRGIKHGVRKVNIDTDNRMAMTGAIRKVFAENPSEFDPRKYLKPAMEAMTKLCIERFEAFGTAGHAEKIKPIPLSDMARRYADGSLSPKIG
- a CDS encoding carbohydrate ABC transporter permease, with protein sequence MTAKYWFQAGRRAFLVVMLVFFLAPFLWLATTAYKPSGAIFSIPPTFGFSPTLDQFRTIFRLFDVWSLLRSSVLIAAGSVILSLALGVPAGYALARSKSRYAMGIAYFLMAIRMIPSVAALIPFYLMMRDIGLLGSWMSVVLINSMLNSAFVTWLMFSYFRGLPPELEEAALTDGCSQFGAFFKVALPAVRAGIIACVLFCLMFSWNDFLYPMFLTRLESKPLSVALLSAYGTKDITWGTLGALAHFSTIPIVVVILFLNRYFVQGLTKGIH
- a CDS encoding carbohydrate ABC transporter permease, with product MPFAARRKLFLVIMAVPVVAYVLVVGIWPLAQGIWYSLYDYNLIRPQRTKFAGLDNYVEIITDPVSRQALINTAIFTLGAVFFELLLGFMLALALWRDDRFNRLALALILIPVTITPLVVGLIFKGLLAADYGMIGYFLAEWGLTDPRGLLADQHAALATLIFIDVWEWTPLVALILLAGLKALPSDILEAASVDGATGPQKLRIIVIPLMLPAVLLALILRTVDAFRVFDTVYVATGGGPGNATNTLMLHAVKQGLEFFNIGRASAIANLTLLIIAVIAAAFVMMIRHADKKANGK
- a CDS encoding sugar ABC transporter substrate-binding protein: MKNADAAKLATAGLLACLMGSTALAQDKPFSGITLTIASQNDQFAPVIAELAPKFEEETGATVKVDILDYGSLLTKTTADYIGDTEGYDLVTMDIVWAGEYAENGYSVELSELIERDADEIDVDDIYPKLMMGLGNFEGRQVAFPFAGYANVLAYNKTRLDAAGLEAPTTMEEFVAAAEKLTDPDAGLYGFVANGQKGPASAQDWMQYNSEMGGAIMGEDGMPTLNSDANVESLKVYRDLFRKAAPPGAAGYDWGGREESFRQGVAALMQTWSVGAPGYYNPEISKVVDDVAITTAPHSGSAAPSYGIGGWGMAINADVSPEEQEAAWAFIKWLTSPEIHKEFNLMGAGSFLRKSEMTDPDLLEKFPFLPVLAETFENGNYDYRPRIPEYPQIQDFLGTAVNSVLVGDADPKEALDAAQAQAEELF
- a CDS encoding NAD(P)-binding domain-containing protein → MQCLTDFSTPLSGDLEQRLERLAARAAWEMDCIEAAAPIWLKKPEKEARYNVVIVGAGLNGLSAAFALRRRGIEGVLVIDQAEAGREGPWVTSARMKTLRSPKTLAGPDFGIPSLSPRAWYEAVYGAETFAGLEKIGREDWMRYMLWFRRASGVTVCNETRLEAVAEADDGVRLTISGNGSLPGEITCRRLVMANGMDGCGGPYVPENVAALPKAFWTHSAEQGEDGHLKGKDVIVLGSATSSFDWAVTALENGARRVTMVARAKELACTEVLAWTNFPGYLGAFAELPDVEKWRFSRHYYDLKVPPTQDQYDRATACPNFIMELGSGITSLAIENGRIRAETRNGTLMADHILLGTGYSIDFSMRPELVPLNGRFAYWRDRFTPPNGEDCPPVLHAPYLGRTFELTPMDAVSDRWVSRIHMFNGGAVPSLGPVSNGITGIKYGIARIADGMTRAFFLEDAARFRGELAGYREQHFNPRGKVSA
- a CDS encoding questin oxidase family protein, whose protein sequence is MTTPLTLDAVLAKAQTRSVEFPYLLANHVPMVLIALDRLGASPERLDEWYEAYRDAHALPPVAEPVAPVNPADWQEALGERAREADYRGFFVGEAQRLGIDRAIRTYLPAMTQGIAGSATHPLMRLAYGVLKNDAREVGHALGYWAATYLPLPGPGRFDADTDDPAEVLAGIAEIEGIRDYETETDLLWHNIRAVGALPGFAPVIDRLRFHDNTVRRMTEVSLVAFAFTLDFSALHAVTGMHWMRLVTPHVDEDKVEPLYRAFWQVIAALVPKIGFPVFPTADEVQDMRERAAPDWPEIKAAAIASYDEHDVSLIFSASEEQKAWGGDRLYRVAAARRLRLID